The following proteins are co-located in the Bosea sp. AS-1 genome:
- a CDS encoding sulfate/molybdate ABC transporter ATP-binding protein — MSVAVTIETIEKRFENFPALRGVSLDIQPGELVALLGPSGSGKTTLLRLIAGLEEADRGRVLFGETDTRDLSLRDRRIGFVFQQYALFKTMNVADNIAFGLRSRPREERPIASEISKRVKGLLELVQLPGLEKRYPSQLSGGQRQRVALARALAIEPRVLLLDEPFGALDAKVRKDLRAWLRELHGRIGHTTVFVTHDQEEALELADRVAILNEGRIEQVGSADDIYDHPATPFVCEFLGEVNKLPVKVVGSQAFFADRPVLGGLTQNQGGPASLYVRPQHLRIVDETPLALPGTVEHLRRNGPLRRAEVAVEGLKRRLDVDLASQVAPAIGERIKLRITHGNLFAAA; from the coding sequence ATGTCGGTCGCCGTCACCATCGAAACCATCGAGAAGCGCTTCGAGAACTTCCCGGCGTTGCGCGGCGTCTCGCTCGACATCCAGCCGGGCGAACTCGTCGCGCTGCTCGGTCCTTCCGGCTCGGGCAAGACCACGCTGTTGCGCCTAATCGCCGGGCTGGAGGAAGCCGACCGCGGCCGCGTCCTCTTCGGCGAGACGGACACGCGAGACCTGTCGTTGCGGGACCGCCGCATCGGCTTCGTCTTCCAGCAATATGCGCTGTTCAAGACGATGAACGTGGCCGACAACATCGCCTTCGGCCTGCGCTCGCGGCCACGCGAGGAGCGCCCTATCGCAAGCGAGATCAGCAAGCGCGTCAAAGGCTTGCTCGAACTTGTTCAGCTTCCAGGTCTGGAAAAGCGCTATCCGAGCCAGCTCTCCGGCGGCCAGCGCCAGCGGGTGGCGCTAGCCCGCGCGCTGGCGATCGAGCCGCGTGTGCTGCTGCTCGACGAGCCCTTCGGCGCGCTGGATGCCAAGGTCCGCAAGGATCTGCGCGCCTGGCTGCGCGAATTGCACGGGCGCATCGGTCACACCACCGTCTTCGTCACCCACGACCAGGAGGAGGCGCTGGAACTGGCCGATCGCGTTGCCATCCTCAACGAAGGACGGATCGAGCAGGTCGGCTCGGCCGACGACATCTACGACCACCCGGCGACGCCCTTCGTCTGCGAATTCCTGGGCGAGGTGAACAAGCTGCCGGTCAAAGTCGTCGGCAGCCAGGCCTTCTTCGCCGACCGGCCGGTGCTCGGCGGGCTGACGCAGAACCAGGGCGGGCCGGCTTCGCTCTATGTCCGCCCGCAGCATCTGCGCATCGTCGACGAGACCCCGCTCGCCCTGCCCGGCACGGTCGAGCACCTGCGCCGCAACGGCCCCCTGCGCCGGGCCGAGGTGGCCGTGGAGGGACTGAAGCGGCGGCTCGACGTCGACCTCGCCAGCCAGGTCGCGCCAGCGATCGGCGAACGCATCAAGCTGCGCATCACGCACGGCAATCTGTTCGCCGCGGCCTAG
- the cysT gene encoding sulfate ABC transporter permease subunit CysT, which yields MAATVSFRWREPSILPGFGLALGVTVTALSLIVLIPLAGLFVKAAGAGPADIWAVATSPRTLAALRLSFVGALFAALVNTVFGLILAWVLVRYEFPGRRLIDAAVDLPFALPTAVAGISLAAIYAPNGWVGSWLAPLAFHVTIPFTDISFGFDGKVAYTPLGVMVALIFIGLPFVVRTVQPVLEELQSDVEEAAALLGASRLRTVFRVILPPVLPALLTGFVLAFARAVGEYGSVIFIAGNIPMVSEIAPLLIVIRLEQFDYAGAAVMAAMMLLISFALILAVNLVQARARRRYGDV from the coding sequence ATGGCGGCGACGGTATCATTTCGCTGGCGTGAGCCCAGCATCCTGCCCGGCTTCGGGCTGGCGCTGGGCGTCACCGTAACGGCGCTGTCGCTGATCGTGCTGATCCCGTTGGCAGGCCTGTTCGTGAAGGCCGCCGGCGCCGGGCCCGCCGATATCTGGGCGGTGGCCACCTCGCCACGGACGCTCGCCGCGCTCAGGCTTTCCTTCGTCGGCGCATTGTTCGCGGCACTGGTCAACACCGTCTTCGGGCTCATCCTCGCCTGGGTGCTGGTGCGTTATGAGTTTCCCGGCCGGCGGCTGATCGACGCCGCGGTCGACCTGCCCTTCGCCTTGCCGACGGCCGTCGCCGGCATCTCGCTCGCCGCGATCTACGCACCGAACGGCTGGGTCGGGTCCTGGCTGGCGCCGCTGGCCTTCCACGTCACCATCCCGTTCACCGACATCTCCTTCGGCTTCGACGGCAAGGTCGCCTATACGCCGCTCGGGGTCATGGTCGCGCTGATCTTCATCGGGCTGCCCTTCGTCGTGCGCACCGTCCAGCCCGTGCTGGAGGAACTGCAGAGCGACGTCGAGGAGGCCGCCGCCCTGCTCGGCGCGAGCCGGCTGCGAACCGTCTTCCGCGTCATCCTGCCGCCTGTGCTGCCGGCCCTGCTGACCGGCTTCGTCCTGGCCTTCGCGCGCGCTGTCGGCGAATACGGCTCGGTGATCTTCATCGCCGGCAACATCCCGATGGTCTCGGAAATCGCGCCGCTGCTGATCGTGATCCGGCTCGAGCAGTTCGATTACGCCGGCGCGGCGGTGATGGCGGCGATGATGTTGCTGATCTCGTTTGCACTCATCCTCGCAGTCAATCTGGTGCAGGCGCGGGCGCGACGGAGATATGGCGATGTCTGA
- a CDS encoding sulfate ABC transporter substrate-binding protein — MTRPVFRRLLRAGLVLGAFTVCFGVVAGARAQSTELLNVSYDPTRELYRDINAAFLADWNAKHADRKIATIRQSHGGSGAQARTVIDGLNADVVTLALAGDIDAIATRSKKLPPDWQKRLPDNSAPYTSTIVFLVRKGNPKAIKDWGDLVKPGVQIITPNPKTSGGARWNYLAAWGYAEKAFNKDEAKVRDYIAKLLANVPVLDTGARGATTTFTQRGIGDVLLAWENEAFLAQKEFGADKFDIVVPSLSILAEPPVALVDGNVDAKGTRAAAQAYLEFLYTPKAQAIIARNFYRPRNPEAADPKDLANFPKLDLLTIDKDFGGWAKAQPAHFGDGGTFDQLYKPVR; from the coding sequence ATGACACGACCCGTGTTTCGCCGCCTGCTTCGGGCCGGACTCGTTCTGGGAGCATTCACGGTCTGCTTCGGCGTCGTGGCCGGAGCCCGTGCGCAATCGACCGAGCTCCTCAACGTCTCCTACGACCCGACGCGTGAGCTCTACCGCGATATCAACGCCGCCTTCCTGGCCGATTGGAACGCCAAGCACGCCGACAGGAAGATCGCGACGATCCGCCAGTCGCATGGCGGCTCGGGCGCGCAGGCGCGCACCGTGATCGACGGCCTCAATGCCGACGTGGTGACGCTGGCACTGGCCGGTGACATCGACGCCATCGCCACACGCTCGAAGAAGCTGCCGCCCGACTGGCAGAAGCGCCTGCCGGACAATTCGGCCCCCTATACCTCGACGATCGTCTTCCTCGTCCGCAAGGGCAATCCGAAGGCGATCAAGGACTGGGGCGACCTGGTCAAGCCCGGCGTCCAGATCATCACGCCGAACCCCAAAACCTCGGGTGGCGCCCGCTGGAACTATCTCGCGGCCTGGGGCTATGCCGAAAAGGCCTTCAACAAGGACGAGGCCAAGGTCCGCGACTACATCGCCAAGCTCCTCGCCAATGTCCCGGTGCTCGACACCGGCGCACGCGGCGCGACCACGACGTTCACGCAGCGCGGCATCGGCGACGTGCTGCTGGCCTGGGAGAACGAGGCCTTCCTGGCGCAGAAGGAGTTCGGCGCCGACAAATTCGACATCGTCGTGCCGAGCCTGTCGATCCTGGCCGAGCCGCCCGTCGCGTTGGTCGACGGCAATGTCGACGCCAAGGGCACGCGCGCCGCGGCGCAGGCCTATCTCGAATTCCTCTACACGCCGAAGGCGCAGGCGATCATCGCCAGGAACTTCTATCGCCCGCGCAACCCGGAAGCCGCCGACCCGAAGGACCTCGCCAATTTCCCGAAGCTCGATCTGCTGACGATCGACAAGGATTTCGGCGGTTGGGCCAAGGCGCAGCCAGCCCATTTCGGCGATGGCGGCACCTTCGACCAGCTCTACAAGCCGGTGCGGTAA
- the cysG gene encoding siroheme synthase CysG: MSDRRPETTARRIEPLATLPLFHTLEGRKVVLAGGSEGALWKAELLAAAGAELHVFANGEAGSFAALADDPVARHIHVHARNWRPKDLAGAALAVADLDDPDTIRAFVAAARAAGAPVNIVDKPEFCDFAFGALVNRSPLVVAVSTDGAAPVFGQAIRAKIEALLPAGLKSWAQAATDWRPSVQARELPFALRRAFWELFAGKAMAEPEREPTQQDAAELFARLADLEAAHDGRGRVTLVGAGPGDPELLTLKAIRALQSADIILYDDLVSPGVLEFARREAKRMLVGKTGYGPSVKQGDINALIVSLASQGKHVVRLKGGDPGIFGRAGEEIEACEAAGIPVAIVPGISAAQGAAASLGLSLTHRDHARRLQFVTGHSRKGELPDDLDWRAMADPAASTVIYMARATLPGFREKALAAGLDPQTPAVAVLSATRPDEQRVAATIATLPERLSELSQPGPVLVLLGHAFGAALVAAKEAVGRRRA; the protein is encoded by the coding sequence ATGAGCGATAGACGCCCCGAAACGACTGCACGGCGCATCGAGCCGCTGGCGACCTTGCCGCTGTTCCACACGCTGGAGGGGCGCAAGGTCGTGCTGGCCGGCGGCAGCGAAGGGGCGTTGTGGAAAGCGGAGCTGCTCGCCGCGGCAGGAGCCGAGCTGCACGTCTTCGCCAATGGCGAGGCCGGCAGCTTCGCGGCGCTGGCGGACGACCCGGTCGCCCGACACATCCATGTCCACGCCCGCAACTGGCGGCCCAAGGACCTGGCGGGAGCTGCGCTGGCCGTCGCCGATCTCGACGACCCCGACACGATTCGCGCCTTCGTCGCCGCAGCCCGCGCTGCAGGAGCGCCGGTCAACATCGTCGACAAGCCGGAATTCTGCGATTTCGCCTTCGGCGCGCTGGTCAACCGTTCGCCATTGGTCGTCGCGGTCTCGACCGACGGAGCCGCACCAGTCTTCGGCCAGGCGATCCGGGCCAAGATCGAGGCGCTGCTGCCGGCCGGGCTGAAGAGCTGGGCGCAGGCCGCCACGGATTGGCGCCCGTCGGTGCAGGCGCGCGAGCTGCCCTTTGCGCTGCGCCGTGCCTTCTGGGAGCTCTTCGCCGGCAAGGCGATGGCCGAGCCAGAGCGCGAGCCCACGCAGCAGGACGCGGCCGAACTCTTCGCGAGGCTCGCCGACCTCGAAGCCGCCCATGACGGCCGGGGCCGGGTCACGCTGGTCGGCGCCGGGCCCGGCGATCCGGAGCTGTTGACGCTCAAGGCCATCCGCGCGCTGCAGAGCGCCGACATCATTCTCTATGACGATCTCGTCTCGCCTGGCGTGCTCGAATTCGCCCGGCGCGAGGCAAAGCGCATGCTGGTCGGCAAGACCGGCTACGGTCCTTCGGTGAAGCAGGGCGACATCAACGCGCTGATCGTCTCGCTCGCCTCGCAGGGCAAGCACGTGGTGCGGCTGAAGGGCGGCGATCCCGGCATCTTCGGCCGTGCCGGCGAGGAGATCGAGGCTTGCGAGGCCGCCGGCATCCCGGTCGCGATCGTGCCCGGCATCTCGGCGGCGCAGGGCGCGGCCGCCTCGCTCGGCCTGTCGCTGACCCATCGCGACCATGCCCGGCGGCTGCAATTCGTCACTGGCCATTCGCGCAAGGGCGAACTGCCGGACGATCTCGACTGGCGCGCCATGGCCGACCCCGCAGCTTCGACCGTGATCTACATGGCGCGGGCCACCCTGCCCGGCTTCCGCGAGAAGGCGCTCGCGGCCGGGCTCGATCCGCAGACTCCGGCCGTGGCCGTCCTCTCGGCAACGCGGCCCGACGAGCAAAGGGTTGCCGCCACGATCGCGACATTGCCGGAAAGGCTCTCGGAACTTTCCCAGCCCGGCCCCGTTCTGGTCCTGCTGGGCCATGCCTTCGGCGCAGCTTTGGTCGCGGCCAAAGAAGCGGTAGGTCGCCGCCGCGCCTGA
- a CDS encoding DUF934 domain-containing protein, with protein sequence MPLLDRDGARENGWTRSESAAADNIPAAIVPWEFLVKALDRQGSGQSIGVLIPNNLAVSELAPLLPRLALVAIAFPAFADGRGFSLARQIRRAGFTGELRATGPLTADQFAYALSCGFDTIELPEASAARQPVEQWLRARDAFSRTYQRGYGATGRNVLDQRRAARVAAASR encoded by the coding sequence GTGCCGCTGCTTGACCGAGATGGAGCCCGCGAGAACGGCTGGACCCGTAGCGAGAGCGCGGCGGCCGACAACATTCCGGCCGCAATCGTTCCGTGGGAGTTCCTGGTCAAGGCGCTCGACCGGCAGGGGTCGGGCCAGAGCATCGGCGTCCTCATCCCGAACAATCTCGCCGTGTCGGAGCTGGCCCCGCTCCTGCCGCGGCTGGCCCTCGTCGCCATCGCCTTCCCAGCCTTTGCGGACGGACGCGGCTTCAGCCTCGCCCGACAGATCAGGCGGGCAGGCTTTACCGGCGAGTTGCGCGCCACCGGCCCGCTGACCGCCGACCAGTTCGCCTATGCCCTCTCCTGCGGCTTCGACACGATCGAGCTGCCGGAGGCGAGCGCGGCGCGCCAGCCGGTCGAGCAATGGCTGCGCGCCAGGGACGCGTTCAGCCGGACCTATCAGCGCGGCTATGGCGCAACCGGTCGCAATGTCCTGGACCAGCGGCGCGCGGCCCGCGTTGCGGCGGCGAGCCGATGA